Proteins from a genomic interval of Pseudodesulfovibrio nedwellii:
- a CDS encoding tetratricopeptide repeat protein, which produces MNRLFLLMTIAFTIMACAPSPKHAGNMSMTVKNYQDAATYYKDALKQNPDSVILLTNLGRAYYNLADYDKAQTNFTAATQVEPGYPHAVFYLGLTTLAQGDRTAGFGILTNFRYPGKPEVTRSVTSMAHQLSGNTDATTEYLIDKMAQAWTEGMAMDKQADFK; this is translated from the coding sequence ATGAACAGACTCTTCCTTCTCATGACAATAGCCTTCACGATCATGGCCTGTGCTCCTTCACCAAAACACGCCGGTAACATGTCCATGACGGTCAAGAATTATCAGGATGCGGCAACTTATTATAAAGATGCCCTGAAACAAAACCCCGATTCCGTCATCCTGCTTACCAACCTTGGTCGTGCGTACTACAATCTGGCCGATTACGACAAGGCTCAGACGAACTTCACGGCAGCCACTCAGGTTGAACCGGGATACCCTCATGCCGTCTTCTATCTGGGACTGACCACCCTTGCACAGGGCGACCGTACGGCCGGGTTCGGCATACTGACCAACTTCCGCTATCCAGGCAAGCCCGAAGTGACCCGTTCTGTCACAAGTATGGCTCATCAACTCTCAGGAAACACCGATGCCACAACCGAATATCTGATCGACAAAATGGCTCAGGCCTGGACTGAAGGCATGGCCATGGATAAACAGGCTGACTTCAAATAG
- a CDS encoding HDOD domain-containing protein, translating into MNQDRVQDFLRELPGMREDLPFSPEVLQKLFVQTGNRSVASLEDVGETLSVDQGLTTRILSLANSAYYGLQAEVQSVTRAAAVLGMAEIRNIVIALGVSGLTKAYSIPEDFDLGEYWAHQFLVGMVSKELSRMTDVGKPDNMFTVGLLHDIGKLITALKRPDDWQAIRELAEDDELTDSAAEEEYWGLDHAVVGALVLKSWDLPADLVEPVNWHHSPALAPDHSLEANIICLADAVVRTVEDSESFYAEKVEQLCSDVEVDMDDIMETAEEMFESGDIEQFVKTLS; encoded by the coding sequence ATGAATCAAGATAGAGTTCAGGATTTCCTTCGAGAGCTTCCGGGAATGCGTGAGGATTTACCGTTTTCTCCAGAGGTTTTGCAAAAACTTTTTGTTCAGACAGGGAATAGGTCAGTGGCTTCCCTTGAGGATGTGGGCGAGACCTTGAGCGTCGATCAGGGATTAACCACGCGTATTTTGAGTCTCGCCAATTCTGCCTATTACGGTCTGCAAGCCGAGGTTCAGTCTGTCACCCGCGCAGCCGCTGTTCTTGGCATGGCTGAAATTCGTAACATAGTTATCGCGCTGGGTGTTTCTGGCCTGACCAAGGCGTATTCAATTCCAGAAGATTTTGACCTTGGAGAGTACTGGGCGCATCAGTTCCTTGTCGGTATGGTCTCCAAAGAATTGTCCCGTATGACTGACGTGGGAAAGCCCGACAATATGTTCACCGTTGGTTTGCTGCATGATATTGGCAAACTTATTACGGCTTTGAAACGTCCTGATGATTGGCAGGCTATTCGTGAACTGGCTGAAGACGATGAGTTGACCGACTCGGCGGCTGAAGAGGAATACTGGGGATTGGATCACGCCGTTGTCGGCGCGTTGGTGCTCAAATCCTGGGATTTACCTGCGGATCTGGTAGAACCGGTCAACTGGCATCATTCCCCGGCGCTGGCCCCGGACCATTCCCTTGAAGCGAATATTATCTGTCTGGCAGATGCCGTGGTCCGTACCGTTGAAGACTCCGAAAGCTTTTATGCCGAGAAGGTCGAACAGCTTTGTTCGGACGTGGAAGTTGATATGGATGACATAATGGAGACTGCCGAAGAAATGTTTGAATCTGGCGATATCGAACAATTTGTGAAAACACTTTCCTAA
- a CDS encoding YicC/YloC family endoribonuclease, with product MPVSMTGFGRFETNEDAWTHVWEIKSVNGRYLDVKWRMPGYLRSLENGWEKIVRTYASRGRVDVSLNLEVLDSGILGMTFNETMAQAMFEQMEKLAQSRGEKFEPDYNRVLSMSSLWRDNGSEPDPGLSESLTNGLEAALKDWVDSRSVEGEAMGDDLTTRLDTLRDLAQKVAIRIPDILEAKKSTLRQRIIDMLDSANAEFSEDRMLQEVAYLTDKLDVSEELTRLDAHLDRLSEVMAAKGNVGKKLDFLVQETFREINTCGNKAQDTEVSRLVVDFKAELERCREQVQNIE from the coding sequence ATGCCAGTAAGTATGACCGGTTTTGGTCGGTTTGAAACTAACGAAGATGCCTGGACTCATGTCTGGGAAATCAAGAGTGTGAACGGTCGGTATCTGGACGTCAAATGGCGCATGCCTGGTTACCTTCGTTCCCTCGAGAACGGCTGGGAAAAGATCGTTCGTACCTACGCTTCACGCGGAAGGGTGGACGTGTCCTTGAATCTTGAAGTATTGGATTCCGGCATTCTCGGTATGACTTTCAACGAGACCATGGCTCAGGCCATGTTTGAACAGATGGAAAAGCTCGCCCAGTCTCGTGGTGAAAAATTTGAGCCGGATTATAATCGAGTGCTGTCCATGTCCTCTTTGTGGCGTGACAACGGTTCCGAGCCTGATCCCGGTTTGTCCGAGAGTCTGACCAACGGCCTTGAAGCCGCACTGAAGGATTGGGTTGATTCCCGTTCCGTGGAAGGTGAGGCCATGGGTGATGATCTCACGACTCGTCTGGACACTTTGCGCGACCTCGCTCAGAAAGTGGCGATTCGTATTCCTGACATCCTTGAAGCCAAAAAATCTACACTCAGGCAGCGCATTATCGACATGCTCGATTCGGCCAATGCGGAGTTCTCCGAAGATCGGATGCTTCAGGAAGTGGCATACCTTACTGATAAGTTGGATGTTTCCGAAGAGTTGACCCGGCTGGATGCTCATCTGGACCGTTTGAGCGAAGTCATGGCCGCCAAGGGTAATGTGGGTAAGAAGCTCGACTTTTTGGTGCAGGAAACTTTCCGCGAGATTAACACTTGCGGCAACAAGGCTCAGGATACTGAGGTCAGCCGATTGGTCGTTGATTTCAAGGCTGAGTTGGAACGGTGTCGCGAACAGGTCCAGAATATCGAATAG
- a CDS encoding tetratricopeptide repeat protein: protein MSDQESKVRTEQEIVRDGAEKIKGIFSTQTVAKVGTGTTQRKTIQKTYWDVEELDETTISVQPLNRNYVPSGPKRQIERDDFLTKFNPEPEFYVSTVYPAIKEMDGAIVRGEKHRERGAAYSAEFEYQQAMSIDEENVRANFGLGLTYLDRGDQVKANDIFERLVGLEAAFEAEHKHLFNDFGINMRKNKMYDQALQYYLRAEELVKNDEHLFHNIARCYFEKGNVEECKNYLIKSLAVNPDLEASKQFWTYLQTQGYVKDGEGPGVSIEVQPRDSSQSGENTGKSNGAGGAPLSMKLD from the coding sequence ATGTCCGATCAGGAATCAAAAGTAAGGACCGAGCAGGAGATCGTTCGTGATGGTGCGGAAAAGATAAAAGGTATCTTTTCCACTCAGACCGTGGCGAAGGTTGGCACTGGGACTACGCAACGAAAGACCATTCAGAAAACTTACTGGGATGTCGAAGAGCTAGATGAAACCACGATTTCAGTTCAGCCTTTAAATAGGAATTATGTTCCCTCCGGCCCCAAGCGACAGATAGAGCGCGACGATTTTCTTACCAAATTTAATCCTGAACCCGAATTTTACGTGAGTACGGTATACCCTGCCATCAAGGAGATGGACGGGGCCATTGTACGTGGCGAGAAGCACCGGGAACGGGGGGCGGCCTACAGCGCAGAGTTTGAATATCAGCAGGCCATGTCCATTGATGAAGAAAATGTTCGTGCCAATTTTGGTTTGGGATTGACGTATCTTGATCGTGGGGACCAGGTGAAGGCCAACGATATTTTTGAACGATTAGTCGGGCTTGAAGCTGCGTTTGAAGCCGAACATAAGCATTTGTTCAACGATTTTGGCATCAATATGCGTAAGAACAAAATGTATGATCAGGCCTTGCAATATTATCTGCGGGCTGAAGAACTGGTGAAGAACGACGAGCATCTTTTTCATAATATTGCCCGGTGTTATTTTGAAAAGGGCAATGTGGAAGAATGCAAGAATTACCTCATTAAGAGTTTGGCAGTTAATCCGGACCTTGAAGCAAGCAAACAATTTTGGACCTATCTCCAAACACAAGGATACGTTAAAGACGGCGAAGGGCCGGGCGTATCTATCGAAGTGCAGCCTCGTGATTCTTCCCAGAGTGGGGAAAATACGGGGAAATCGAATGGGGCGGGCGGTGCTCCTCTTTCCATGAAATTGGATTAA
- a CDS encoding MiaB/RimO family radical SAM methylthiotransferase codes for MITFYTATLGCKINQYETRSIGEAWAGGDAREVDTPQEANLILVNSCAVTANAVADLRQSVRRFHRDNPNAEIIITGCAAQIIPEELGKLPGVVRVVSQEDKPQLLNGPEGTGELNSDKPGFAPFSIKGYGRARAVVKVQDGCSHNCTYCIIPTTRGKSISRPVHEIVDEVSRLLVAGFREFILSGINLRHFGRGLDEEIDFWDLISRLEAEFGLDWAGRARFRISSVEPGQLTDKALAVLNRSSMVCPQLHLSLQSGDSDVLRAMGRGHYDPFSAVTFLERLGEHWPVIGLGADFITGFPGETDAQFENTMELCRALPMTYGHIFPYSERPGTRAADMLDSVDVPIRKARAARLRELVNGKKKAFLSTLLDQPHLDVLVQDDKGRGVSEYYAACRLTTLPTGVKPRSLVRTRPVKLEKSVILVEPLENV; via the coding sequence ATGATTACCTTTTATACCGCTACCCTGGGTTGCAAGATCAACCAATATGAAACTCGGTCCATCGGCGAAGCATGGGCCGGAGGAGATGCCCGTGAAGTGGACACCCCGCAGGAGGCCAATCTTATTTTGGTCAATTCCTGCGCCGTGACCGCTAATGCCGTGGCAGACCTGCGTCAGTCAGTCCGCCGTTTTCATCGTGACAACCCTAATGCTGAGATTATTATTACTGGCTGTGCGGCCCAGATTATACCTGAAGAATTGGGTAAACTGCCCGGCGTGGTCCGCGTGGTGTCTCAGGAAGATAAGCCGCAACTGCTCAACGGACCGGAAGGTACGGGCGAGCTGAATTCGGACAAGCCCGGGTTCGCGCCGTTTTCCATCAAAGGATATGGCCGTGCTCGTGCTGTCGTTAAAGTTCAGGATGGCTGTTCACATAACTGCACCTATTGTATCATCCCGACCACGCGTGGCAAATCCATAAGCCGTCCGGTGCATGAAATTGTGGATGAAGTCTCCCGTCTGCTTGTCGCTGGTTTCCGTGAATTTATTTTGAGCGGTATTAACCTTCGTCATTTTGGGCGTGGGTTGGATGAGGAAATTGATTTTTGGGATTTGATATCCCGTCTTGAAGCCGAGTTCGGTCTGGATTGGGCTGGACGGGCGCGGTTCCGCATTTCATCTGTGGAGCCGGGGCAACTCACGGATAAGGCTCTTGCCGTTTTGAACCGATCCTCCATGGTTTGTCCGCAATTGCATCTTTCTTTGCAAAGCGGAGATTCTGACGTGCTTCGTGCCATGGGGCGCGGACATTATGACCCCTTTTCCGCAGTGACATTCTTGGAACGACTGGGTGAGCATTGGCCTGTCATAGGACTTGGCGCGGACTTTATTACCGGATTTCCTGGTGAAACTGACGCGCAATTTGAGAATACCATGGAACTGTGCCGTGCTTTGCCAATGACTTACGGGCATATTTTCCCGTATTCCGAGAGGCCGGGAACACGGGCTGCCGACATGCTTGATTCTGTGGATGTCCCTATACGCAAGGCACGTGCTGCGCGATTGCGGGAACTGGTGAATGGTAAGAAAAAGGCCTTTTTGAGCACCTTGCTTGATCAACCGCATCTTGATGTGCTCGTTCAGGATGACAAGGGGCGCGGAGTCAGTGAGTATTATGCGGCTTGTCGTTTGACAACTTTGCCAACAGGTGTCAAACCGCGTTCTCTGGTTCGGACGCGACCTGTGAAGCTGGAGAAAAGTGTGATTCTGGTTGAACCGTTGGAGAACGTATGA
- the gmk gene encoding guanylate kinase: MKQEDHKFRLGQVLVVCAPSGTGKSTLISMLREEFPDFGFSVSYTTRAPRGEEQNGREYNFISREVFVAMRSRGDFCEWAEVHGNFYGTATKPVEKMLDSGRDVLFDIDVQGAKQLKKTFYKGTFVFLLPPSREELVRRLEGRGTDSADSIERRLNNAIGELSQAKWFDYWVVNDFLDEAYQELKAVYLAGKCKPPLRPGILGNIQKTWEDDG; encoded by the coding sequence GTGAAGCAAGAAGATCATAAATTCAGGCTGGGACAAGTCCTTGTGGTTTGTGCGCCCAGCGGCACCGGCAAGTCCACGCTGATATCCATGCTTCGGGAAGAATTTCCTGATTTCGGGTTTTCTGTGTCTTATACCACCCGTGCTCCGCGTGGTGAGGAACAGAACGGGCGTGAATACAATTTCATTTCTCGTGAAGTCTTTGTGGCCATGCGTAGTCGGGGAGACTTTTGCGAATGGGCTGAAGTCCACGGTAATTTTTATGGCACGGCCACCAAGCCAGTGGAAAAGATGCTCGATTCCGGGCGGGATGTGCTGTTTGATATTGACGTACAGGGCGCCAAGCAGCTCAAAAAGACGTTCTACAAGGGAACGTTTGTCTTTCTGTTGCCCCCGTCTCGCGAAGAGCTTGTACGCAGGCTTGAAGGTCGTGGCACAGATTCCGCCGATTCCATCGAACGTCGATTGAATAATGCTATTGGTGAGCTTTCTCAGGCCAAGTGGTTTGATTACTGGGTCGTCAATGACTTTTTGGACGAGGCGTATCAGGAGTTGAAGGCTGTATATCTGGCGGGTAAGTGCAAGCCTCCGTTGCGTCCTGGTATTCTGGGTAATATTCAAAAGACGTGGGAAGACGATGGCTGA
- the mnmA gene encoding tRNA 2-thiouridine(34) synthase MnmA has protein sequence MTIAVAVSGGMDSLLAMVLLKEQGHDLMAVHGHFLPPTSAWEKVEKGLTAVCESLDIPFHALDLHEEFERRVVAPFEADYRAGLTPNPCALCNSRMKFGVLFNAVRSLGADRLATGHYVQLEKRGDLGRMLVRGVDLTKDQSYFLSLVPIELLRLSLFPLAETLKKDVLAILANQGLKPPVPGESQEICFVPNDDYQAFLSDRGAMPGSGSAELLDGTVVGEHKGLWRHTQGQRRGLGIPWQEALYVLGKNVARNVLVVGPKSELMSNGGVAGQVNLMTPVETWPEIVIVQTRYRQQAMPCRVTLVDGKLHFVFLEPYTRPTPGQVAAVYDANGVVLGGGVIEKSL, from the coding sequence ATGACAATAGCCGTTGCCGTCTCAGGAGGCATGGACAGTCTGCTTGCCATGGTTCTGCTCAAGGAACAGGGGCATGATCTTATGGCTGTACACGGCCATTTCTTGCCGCCAACCTCTGCTTGGGAAAAGGTGGAGAAGGGCTTGACCGCTGTGTGTGAAAGTCTTGATATCCCTTTTCATGCCCTTGATTTGCATGAAGAATTCGAGAGGCGGGTGGTAGCACCATTTGAAGCAGACTATCGGGCTGGCTTGACGCCTAATCCGTGCGCACTGTGTAATTCGCGTATGAAGTTCGGGGTACTTTTCAATGCCGTCCGTTCTTTGGGTGCGGACAGACTCGCAACTGGACATTATGTGCAGCTGGAAAAACGGGGCGATTTGGGGCGTATGCTTGTGCGCGGTGTGGACCTGACCAAGGACCAGAGTTATTTCCTTTCGCTTGTTCCGATTGAGTTGTTGCGTCTTTCTCTGTTTCCATTGGCGGAAACCTTGAAGAAGGATGTTCTCGCCATTCTCGCAAATCAAGGCCTGAAACCGCCTGTTCCAGGTGAAAGTCAAGAAATCTGTTTTGTGCCCAATGATGATTATCAAGCCTTTCTTTCAGACCGTGGTGCCATGCCCGGTTCTGGTTCTGCAGAACTTCTGGATGGCACTGTGGTCGGTGAGCATAAGGGATTGTGGCGACACACACAGGGCCAACGGCGTGGCCTGGGTATTCCGTGGCAGGAAGCTTTATATGTGCTGGGCAAGAATGTGGCTCGTAATGTGCTCGTTGTTGGTCCCAAGTCGGAATTGATGTCCAACGGTGGTGTGGCTGGTCAGGTGAATCTTATGACCCCTGTTGAGACGTGGCCTGAAATTGTTATAGTCCAGACGCGATATCGCCAGCAGGCCATGCCGTGTCGTGTGACTTTGGTGGACGGCAAATTGCATTTTGTGTTTTTGGAGCCATACACACGGCCTACACCGGGGCAAGTGGCGGCTGTTTACGATGCAAACGGCGTTGTGCTCGGCGGTGGTGTCATAGAAAAGTCGCTTTGA
- the recJ gene encoding single-stranded-DNA-specific exonuclease RecJ — MPCIWKPRGEETAPASVASIAEELSVSPLIVEIMWNRGLTDVEEMDKFLSPLLRHMANPAEIPGLTQAVETLAEGLAEGRTLAVWGDYDVDGITATAVIKEFFVMHDTEIMHHLPNRMEEGYGMNVPGVERLHEQGATMLLTVDCGISDMEPVARARELGMTVIVSDHHLPGDGLPDAHAICDPRLEDGGPCDDLAGVGVAFMLMVALNKLLPGDPVDVRPLLDLVALGTIADIVKLTGQNRILVKNGLLLIKEAKRPGMAALKVVSDYERGAELGAGQIGFNLAPRINAAGRMGDPTKALNLLLADDFDTAMPIAEELNAINMERRRQEQEISDQAFEQAESMRHMAGLVLYGEDWHPGIIGIVASRVVEKFYRPTLILCSPEASEGLLKGSGRSIAEFNLYEGLKAVSGVLVGFGGHKQAAGMSLEAENLTALREQFNQHVIDTLGPEPLTPTLKLDHELGFSNINNTLLQELELLQPFGMGNPEPVFATQLITVAEHRTFGREREHVKLVLQDKETGAKFPGKAWRMGGSLPKEIQGRTMRFAFTPKIDRFRGIPKIDLRIRDWLY, encoded by the coding sequence TTGCCTTGCATTTGGAAACCACGCGGTGAAGAAACCGCCCCAGCCTCTGTCGCGTCGATTGCAGAGGAATTGTCTGTGTCTCCGTTAATCGTTGAAATCATGTGGAATCGTGGCTTGACTGACGTGGAGGAGATGGACAAGTTTCTCAGTCCGTTGCTTCGTCATATGGCGAATCCAGCCGAAATTCCCGGTTTGACACAGGCTGTCGAGACTCTGGCTGAAGGGCTGGCTGAAGGTCGAACTCTTGCGGTCTGGGGCGACTATGATGTGGATGGCATAACGGCCACGGCTGTCATTAAAGAATTTTTCGTCATGCATGACACGGAGATCATGCACCATCTGCCCAATCGTATGGAAGAAGGCTACGGCATGAATGTCCCCGGTGTAGAACGCCTGCACGAACAGGGTGCCACCATGCTGCTTACCGTGGATTGTGGTATTTCCGATATGGAACCTGTGGCTCGTGCTCGCGAACTCGGTATGACCGTGATTGTTTCGGATCACCATCTGCCGGGCGATGGGTTGCCCGATGCCCATGCTATTTGCGACCCGCGTTTGGAAGATGGCGGCCCGTGTGATGACCTTGCCGGAGTGGGTGTGGCTTTTATGCTTATGGTAGCCCTCAATAAATTGCTTCCCGGTGATCCTGTCGATGTTCGTCCGTTGCTCGATCTTGTCGCCCTTGGTACCATCGCTGACATAGTCAAGCTGACCGGCCAGAATCGTATTTTGGTCAAGAATGGTTTGCTTCTTATCAAGGAAGCCAAACGTCCCGGCATGGCCGCGCTCAAGGTTGTCAGTGATTATGAACGCGGTGCGGAACTCGGCGCCGGTCAGATCGGATTCAACCTCGCGCCGCGTATCAATGCAGCCGGACGTATGGGTGACCCGACCAAGGCGCTGAATCTTTTGCTCGCCGATGACTTTGATACGGCTATGCCCATTGCCGAGGAGCTGAATGCCATCAACATGGAGCGTCGCCGGCAGGAGCAGGAGATTTCGGATCAGGCTTTTGAACAGGCGGAAAGCATGCGTCACATGGCCGGTCTGGTTTTGTACGGCGAAGATTGGCATCCCGGCATAATCGGCATTGTGGCTTCTCGTGTTGTTGAGAAATTTTATCGTCCCACGCTCATTTTGTGTTCGCCTGAGGCCTCCGAAGGATTGCTTAAGGGGTCCGGCCGGAGCATTGCTGAATTTAATCTGTATGAAGGTTTGAAAGCAGTCAGTGGGGTGTTGGTCGGGTTTGGTGGACACAAGCAGGCGGCGGGGATGTCTCTTGAGGCTGAAAATTTGACCGCCTTGCGCGAACAATTCAACCAGCACGTGATAGATACGCTCGGTCCAGAGCCTTTGACGCCAACGCTTAAGCTTGACCACGAACTTGGCTTTTCCAACATCAACAATACATTGCTTCAGGAATTGGAGCTTCTCCAGCCGTTTGGCATGGGGAATCCCGAGCCGGTGTTTGCCACCCAGCTTATTACTGTTGCTGAGCATCGAACCTTTGGTCGCGAACGTGAACACGTCAAACTCGTACTTCAGGATAAGGAGACTGGTGCCAAGTTTCCTGGCAAGGCATGGCGCATGGGCGGTAGCCTTCCGAAAGAGATTCAGGGCAGAACCATGCGGTTTGCCTTCACCCCGAAGATCGACCGTTTTCGTGGCATCCCGAAGATCGATCTACGTATCCGAGATTGGCTGTATTGA
- a CDS encoding DUF4416 family protein, translating to MSTPKIPEPGLLIISILSANWDAFWPDLLKALEERFGPADDICEPFAFDQTGYYDAELGTPITRRIVSFEKLHPLDDLADIKLFTNVLEKRYADGDNRVFNLDPGFITLQSLVLATGKKFSHRIYLKEGIWADLTLIWQKKQWVVFPWTFPDYAGEDMKSRLTKLRQSYKNTLSKPQT from the coding sequence ATGAGCACGCCGAAAATTCCTGAACCGGGACTGTTGATCATATCCATATTGAGCGCGAACTGGGATGCGTTCTGGCCGGATCTGCTCAAGGCGCTGGAAGAACGTTTCGGCCCTGCGGATGACATCTGTGAGCCGTTCGCGTTTGATCAGACCGGGTACTACGATGCTGAATTGGGTACCCCCATCACTCGCCGTATTGTCTCCTTTGAGAAGTTGCATCCGCTCGATGATTTGGCGGATATCAAACTGTTCACAAATGTATTGGAAAAGCGGTATGCTGATGGTGATAATCGGGTGTTTAATCTTGATCCCGGCTTCATCACATTGCAGAGTCTTGTTTTGGCAACGGGTAAGAAATTTTCGCACCGTATTTACCTCAAAGAGGGAATATGGGCAGACTTGACTCTGATCTGGCAGAAAAAACAATGGGTTGTCTTCCCATGGACATTTCCTGATTATGCCGGAGAGGATATGAAATCTCGGCTGACAAAGTTGCGTCAGTCGTATAAAAACACGCTGAGCAAGCCGCAAACGTAA
- the pyrF gene encoding orotidine-5'-phosphate decarboxylase, with protein sequence MADLVVALDYKDAESAFAMARSLKGAAPWMKVGLELFVAEGPKVVSGLKEMGFKVFLDLKFFDIPNTVQGAVRSAVRSGADMVNIHALGGERMAKAAMDGCAEGVDPGQKPPMVLAVTMLTSMGAGDLPLDIAPDPSEMALDLAVKAEQYGLNGVVCSGLEAERIKVACGNDFICLTPGIRPASADAGDQRRVVTPAQAVQNGSDYLVVGRPITQATDPREAALAIVEEMEQVK encoded by the coding sequence ATGGCTGATCTGGTTGTTGCTCTTGATTACAAGGATGCTGAATCCGCTTTTGCCATGGCACGGTCTCTCAAGGGGGCTGCGCCGTGGATGAAAGTCGGTTTGGAATTGTTCGTAGCCGAAGGGCCGAAGGTCGTTTCCGGTCTCAAGGAGATGGGCTTTAAGGTCTTTTTGGACCTGAAATTTTTTGATATTCCCAATACTGTGCAGGGTGCGGTCCGTTCGGCGGTTCGTTCCGGGGCAGACATGGTTAACATTCACGCCCTTGGCGGTGAGCGTATGGCCAAAGCCGCTATGGATGGATGTGCTGAAGGCGTTGATCCTGGACAGAAACCACCTATGGTGCTTGCTGTGACCATGCTGACCAGCATGGGGGCGGGTGATCTGCCTCTTGACATCGCGCCCGATCCCTCGGAGATGGCCCTTGACCTGGCTGTGAAAGCCGAGCAATATGGCTTAAATGGAGTGGTTTGCTCCGGCCTTGAGGCCGAGCGTATCAAGGTCGCATGCGGGAATGATTTTATTTGTCTGACGCCGGGCATTCGGCCAGCTTCGGCGGATGCCGGTGACCAGCGACGGGTTGTGACTCCCGCGCAGGCCGTTCAGAATGGTTCTGATTACCTTGTGGTGGGGCGGCCCATCACACAGGCAACCGATCCACGGGAAGCCGCTTTGGCTATTGTCGAGGAGATGGAACAGGTCAAGTAG
- a CDS encoding tetratricopeptide repeat protein → MRYLFYIALLALLCSCNTSVGVGMHTGTSRIGVGAGGGRTGVGVGAQTGAGVSFTSYKDFLPNGPSDIYASNKKAVIAMNDGDYNAASQTFEANLQTYPNHPDATYYLGLTRIYQGKREEGFTLLKSYRDPDNYRMTSEVQRSAAYLEEKPELTAQKIHEVMNKNRSDGYQREIRERMDLRPSRW, encoded by the coding sequence ATGCGTTATCTATTCTATATCGCACTGCTTGCCCTGCTTTGTTCTTGTAATACCAGCGTTGGCGTGGGGATGCATACCGGCACCTCTCGCATTGGTGTTGGTGCTGGCGGCGGAAGAACCGGAGTCGGCGTGGGAGCACAAACCGGTGCGGGAGTTTCTTTCACCTCATACAAAGACTTTCTGCCCAACGGCCCAAGCGACATTTATGCCAGCAATAAAAAGGCAGTCATCGCCATGAATGACGGCGACTATAACGCAGCGAGCCAAACCTTTGAAGCCAACTTGCAAACATATCCAAACCACCCGGACGCGACATATTATCTCGGCCTGACACGCATTTATCAGGGAAAACGGGAAGAAGGGTTCACCCTGCTCAAATCCTACCGCGACCCGGACAACTACCGAATGACAAGTGAAGTACAACGGTCTGCGGCATATCTGGAAGAAAAACCGGAACTCACAGCCCAAAAAATCCACGAAGTCATGAACAAAAATCGAAGCGACGGATACCAAAGGGAGATACGAGAACGCATGGATTTACGCCCGTCGCGTTGGTGA
- a CDS encoding DUF370 domain-containing protein has protein sequence MQKQGLLNVGFGNFVVLDRVISIVNPSSAPMRRLREDARADGRLIDATQGRKTRAIIVTDSNHVVLSAIQAETIGQRFSADEGE, from the coding sequence ATGCAGAAACAGGGCTTACTCAACGTCGGTTTCGGTAATTTCGTGGTTCTTGATAGGGTCATTTCTATCGTCAATCCCTCCAGTGCCCCCATGCGGCGTTTGAGGGAAGATGCTCGTGCTGATGGACGGCTTATTGATGCTACGCAAGGACGTAAAACCAGGGCTATTATTGTGACTGATTCCAATCATGTGGTCCTGTCAGCCATTCAGGCGGAAACCATTGGTCAGCGGTTCAGTGCTGATGAAGGGGAATAG